In Euzebyales bacterium, the genomic window GTGTCGATGCCAGTGACCGCCGCGGCAGCCGCTCCCGGCGTTCGGCTCCGCGGTCCAGCAGGAACCGCGCCGCCAGCACGAACGTCATCAACACCAGGAACGCCGCCACGATGCCTACCGAAGCGAGGATCCCGAAGTCGCGCAGCGCCGGCAACGGGTTCGTGAGGTTGGTCATGAAGCCGACGAACGTCGTTACCGTCGCGAGCACCAGCGCGACGCCCACGGTGGTCAGCGCCGTGCGGATGCCCTCGCCGACGCCCTTGCCCGAACTGACCTCCTCGCGGTAGCGCGAGTTGAGGTGGATGGCGTAGTCGACCCCCAGACCTATGAGCAGGATCGGGATGATCTGCGTGATCGGGTTGAAGTAGCCGATGACGTCCAGGTAGTCGGGCCCGAGCAGCACCCCGATCCCGTTGGTCCACGTGATCGCGATGACGATCGCACCCAGGGTGAGCGCGACGTCCGCGACGGTCCGGCGCGCCGCGCCCAACCACGAGCCGTCCCCCCGCGGACGGATCGAGTAGACGAACATGAGGACGACGAGGATGATCAGCGCGGCGATGCCGAACAACCGCGCGATCTCGGCGGCGACGTCCTGCTCCTCGAACAGCAGGCCGAACGCGAACGCGTCGGCGCTGAGGTCGTCGGGCAGCTCCGCCTGATCGACCGCCTCGACGATGGTGGTCTGCAGCTCGGTGATCGCGGCGAAGTCGTCGCCGAAGTCTGCGGTGTCGAGGAACAGCAGCAGCAGCGCCTTGCCGCCCTCCGCCTCCGCGATGTCACCGCCCTCGGCGACCAGTGGGTCGACGAAGCCCGTCTGCTCGTCAGGCAGCGACGCATAGGCCTGCCGGTAGAGGTCCTTGAGCTGCTCGTCGTCGAGCGCCAACAGGTCGCTGCCCTGCGCGGCCGCCACCTGCTCGACCGGCGCGAACCAGGTGATGACGCTGTCTCGACCCGGCTGCTCGGCGAGCCGGTCCGCCGCCTCGCTGTCCTGGATCGCCTCGCGCAGCGTCGTGGCCGCCCGGTAGGCATCGGCGGTGAACACGTCGCCCGACTCGGACTCGACGATCACCTGCATCACGGTGTCGGTGCTGCCGAACAGCTCGCCGGAGCGCTCGAGGGCCGTCAGTTCCTCGTTGTCCGGTGAGAACCCCTCGTTGCCGGTGACCTGCTGCTGCTCGCTGTTGAAGTAGCCGAGGCCCAGGGTCACCAACAGGACGACGCCGATCACCACCCACGGCGCCCGCATGACCATGCCCGCGATGGCTCTGACGATCTGGTTCATCGACCGCTCCTCGGCGGTGACCGGAAAGGGTGGTGCGGCGGCAGAGCTTGTGCACGCCTTCACAGTGGTGAAGGCGTTCCACAGAGTCTAGGTGCGATCCGTGGCGGTGGCGCGAGCGCGGGGGCGGAGGGTGTGGACGTGCGCCGCGTTGCAGCACACGCGGCGCGGCCGCTACGATTCGGCCTCCATGCGGGTGTAGTTCAATGGCAGAACACGAGCTTCCCAAGCTCGCAATGGGGGTTCGATTCCCCTCACCCGCTCCGCAAGACCGTAGGTCACACGCCTACCGCAGCCACGATCCACACGACGCCCGCGCGGCGCTGGAGGACTTCTACAGCCGACCGGTGTCAGCGCGGGGGGCCTCTCCGGTGAGCCCGTCGACCGACTCGCGGATGAGATCGGCGTGACCGACGTGCCACGCGAGGTCCCGGGGCCGGCGGTGAAGGTGACGCTCGCCTCGTCGAGATGGTCGGACCGTCGCGCAGGACGGTCATGTCGACTGCGATGTCGTAGCGGCCGATCCGGATGGCGCGCGCCCGTCGCGCATCAACCGAGCTGGTACTGCAGCGTCATGAGCGTCGCGAACCCCACGACCAGGCTCGCGACGATCGAGCGGAACCGGAATGCCACGACGGCCGCGGCGAGCCCGGCGATCGCGGTCGGTCCGAGCAGGTCCCACTGGCCGTCCGGTCGCAGCAGGGCCGGCGCGGTGAGCGCCGCGAGGGCGGCAGCGGGGATCATCCGCAGCACGGTGCGCACCTGATCGGGGACGGTGGACATGCGGTGCGCGAACGCCAGGAACGACGCACGGATCAGCAGGGTGCCGAGCCCGGCCACGATGACGACGGCGACGGCGTCCGGCGTCATGACGGCATCCCCGCACCCGCGACCTCCCGCGCAGGCAATCGCAGAGCGATCACCGAGCCCGCGACGATGCCGCACACCGCGCCGGTCAACATGCCCAGGTTCGCGGGCCACGCGGCACCGACCGTGGCCACTGCGGCACCCACGATGGCCGCGACGACCGTCGGGCGGTCGCTCACCGCCGGCGGCAGGAGCGTGAGGAAGACCAGGGGGATCACAAAGCCCAACGGCACGCCGTCGGGAATGCCGCCGCCAGCGACCGCGCCGGTGATCGTGCACACCTGCCAGGTGAACCACAACGTCGCGCCCGCGCCGAGGTAGAAGGGCAGACGGTCAGCGGCCCGCAGTTCCTCGTCGTCGGGATCGGTGTAGCGGGCCAACGACACGGCGTACGCCTGGTCGGTCAGCACGTACGCGGCGATGCCCCGGCGTGCGACCGGCTCATGGGCCAGCCACGGCGACAACGACGCGCTGTACATCATCATCCGCAGATTGACCACCAGCGCGGTGAAGACGGCGACCAGGATCGAGCCGCCGGTGCCCAGGACTTCGATCACCGCCAGCTGTGCGGCACCGGCGAAGATCCCCACCGAGAGCGCCATGGCGTCGGCGGCGGTCAACCCCCGCTCGACGGCGGCGGCGC contains:
- a CDS encoding AzlD domain-containing protein, encoding MTPDAVAVVIVAGLGTLLIRASFLAFAHRMSTVPDQVRTVLRMIPAAALAALTAPALLRPDGQWDLLGPTAIAGLAAAVVAFRFRSIVASLVVGFATLMTLQYQLG
- a CDS encoding AzlC family ABC transporter permease, with protein sequence MSARGARRSWVPAARAGAVAVSPIVVGVVPFGLIAGAAAVERGLTAADAMALSVGIFAGAAQLAVIEVLGTGGSILVAVFTALVVNLRMMMYSASLSPWLAHEPVARRGIAAYVLTDQAYAVSLARYTDPDDEELRAADRLPFYLGAGATLWFTWQVCTITGAVAGGGIPDGVPLGFVIPLVFLTLLPPAVSDRPTVVAAIVGAAVATVGAAWPANLGMLTGAVCGIVAGSVIALRLPAREVAGAGMPS